In Pradoshia eiseniae, one DNA window encodes the following:
- a CDS encoding tRNA1(Val) (adenine(37)-N6)-methyltransferase: MLKDDERLDYLLGEPLRIIQSPSVFSFSLDAVLLAKFVYVPIQKGNLVDLCAGNGVIPLLLSRRTKGHIHGVEIQERLHDMAERSVQYNNLSEQITMHHEDLNKILPVLGHDKYDVVTCNPPYFLTPAKEIQNDNEHYAIARHEIMCTLEDVVRVSSQLLKQGGKAAFVHRPGRLLDILTLMRKYRIEPKRLQFVYPKAGREANTILVEGIKGGSPDLKLLPPLVVYQDNNEYTDELKKMIDGE, translated from the coding sequence ATGTTAAAAGATGATGAACGCTTGGATTATCTCTTGGGGGAACCGCTTCGGATCATTCAAAGCCCTAGTGTGTTCTCTTTTTCGCTGGATGCGGTTCTGCTTGCGAAATTTGTCTATGTACCGATTCAAAAAGGGAATCTGGTGGACCTTTGTGCCGGTAATGGTGTCATCCCGTTATTATTGAGCCGAAGGACAAAGGGACATATCCATGGGGTCGAAATTCAGGAGAGACTTCATGATATGGCCGAGAGGAGCGTTCAATACAATAATCTTTCTGAGCAGATCACCATGCATCATGAGGATTTGAACAAGATCCTCCCTGTGCTTGGACATGATAAGTATGATGTCGTCACATGCAATCCTCCCTACTTTCTGACACCAGCAAAAGAAATTCAAAATGATAATGAGCATTATGCTATCGCGAGGCATGAGATTATGTGCACATTAGAAGATGTCGTCAGAGTGAGCAGCCAGCTGCTGAAACAAGGTGGGAAAGCAGCTTTCGTTCACAGGCCGGGGAGATTGCTTGATATTTTGACGCTGATGAGAAAATACCGCATAGAGCCGAAGCGGCTTCAGTTCGTCTACCCAAAGGCTGGGCGTGAAGCAAATACCATTCTTGTAGAGGGAATCAAGGGTGGAAGCCCTGACTTAAAGCTTCTGCCGCCCCTAGTTGTTTATCAGGATAATAATGAATATACAGATGAGCTTAAGAAAATGATTGATGGAGAATAA
- a CDS encoding AbrB/MazE/SpoVT family DNA-binding domain-containing protein, translated as MKSTGIVRKVDELGRVVIPIELRRTLGIAEKDALEIYVDDERIILKKYKPNMTCQVTGEVSDSNFTLADGKLILSREGAEQLLKEIQESLHVTN; from the coding sequence ATGAAATCCACTGGTATTGTACGTAAAGTAGATGAACTTGGCCGGGTGGTTATTCCGATTGAACTTCGCCGTACTCTCGGAATTGCTGAGAAAGATGCCCTTGAAATTTATGTTGATGATGAGCGCATCATCCTCAAAAAATACAAACCAAACATGACTTGCCAAGTAACAGGTGAAGTATCTGACAGCAACTTCACATTAGCAGACGGCAAACTCATCCTTAGCCGCGAAGGTGCTGAACAACTCCTTAAAGAAATTCAAGAAAGCCTTCATGTAACAAATTAA
- the yabA gene encoding DNA replication initiation control protein YabA, whose translation MNKKEIFDSVSSMEAQIGDLYKQLGELKQHLAEILEENNTLQLENENVRRRLLELEKTKPASAQKKQKKGTKPMDIGEGYDNLARLYQEGFHICNLHFGSPRKDGDCLFCLSFLNKK comes from the coding sequence ATGAATAAAAAAGAAATATTCGATTCGGTCAGCAGCATGGAGGCCCAAATCGGCGATTTGTATAAGCAGCTTGGAGAATTGAAGCAGCATTTGGCTGAGATTCTAGAGGAAAATAATACACTCCAATTGGAGAATGAGAATGTTCGTCGCCGATTACTCGAGCTGGAAAAGACTAAACCAGCATCTGCTCAAAAGAAGCAGAAAAAGGGTACTAAGCCAATGGATATTGGAGAGGGCTATGACAATCTGGCAAGGCTGTATCAGGAAGGATTCCATATTTGCAATTTGCATTTTGGAAGTCCGCGTAAAGATGGAGATTGCCTGTTTTGCCTCTCATTTTTAAATAAGAAATAA
- a CDS encoding GIY-YIG nuclease family protein, producing MENKMHYFYVLECADGSYYAGYTNNIEKRIQTHNEGKGAKYTRARRPVVLRYYEQYETKTEAMQAEYRFKQLKRPEKERIVQIGGYGIEESKEL from the coding sequence ATGGAGAATAAAATGCATTATTTCTATGTGCTGGAATGCGCAGATGGCAGTTATTATGCTGGCTATACAAATAATATTGAGAAAAGAATCCAAACCCATAATGAAGGAAAAGGGGCTAAGTATACCCGGGCAAGGAGACCGGTTGTCCTGCGCTATTATGAGCAGTATGAAACAAAGACGGAGGCAATGCAGGCTGAATATCGCTTTAAGCAATTAAAGAGGCCTGAGAAGGAGCGGATCGTTCAAATAGGAGGTTATGGCATTGAAGAGTCAAAAGAGCTTTGA
- a CDS encoding PSP1 domain-containing protein codes for MYDVVGVRFKKAGKIYYFDPGELEIAKDEYIIVETVRGIEFGKAVIPRKQVGENDIVLPLKKVIRIADEKDRYTVDENREIAQQAFQICSEKVIEHRLDMKLVDVEYTFDRNKVIFYFTADGRVDFRELVKDLAAIFRTRIELRQIGVRDEAKMLGGIGPCGRMLCCSTFLGDFEPVSIKMAKDQNLSLNPTKISGLCGRLMCCLKYENDEYESAKEQLPDLGEYIDTPMGRGKVIGLNILEKIMQIELQGKERVVEYTLDEMMEEGTFTIQATD; via the coding sequence TTGTATGATGTTGTAGGAGTCCGCTTTAAAAAAGCGGGTAAAATATATTATTTTGACCCAGGAGAGCTTGAGATAGCCAAGGATGAGTATATTATCGTAGAGACTGTCAGAGGCATAGAATTTGGAAAAGCTGTGATTCCGCGCAAGCAAGTGGGCGAAAATGATATAGTCCTTCCTTTAAAAAAGGTCATCCGGATTGCCGATGAGAAAGACCGCTATACTGTGGACGAGAATAGGGAAATCGCTCAGCAGGCATTTCAGATTTGCAGTGAAAAAGTAATTGAGCATCGGCTGGATATGAAGCTGGTTGATGTGGAGTATACCTTTGATCGCAATAAGGTGATTTTTTATTTTACAGCGGATGGACGAGTTGATTTTCGTGAGCTTGTGAAGGACTTGGCGGCCATCTTCCGTACAAGAATTGAACTAAGGCAAATCGGTGTGAGGGATGAGGCTAAAATGCTTGGCGGCATTGGCCCATGCGGCCGGATGCTTTGCTGTTCGACCTTCTTGGGAGATTTCGAGCCAGTCTCAATCAAAATGGCGAAAGACCAAAATCTATCACTTAATCCAACGAAGATCTCAGGATTGTGCGGTCGTCTCATGTGCTGCCTGAAATATGAGAATGATGAGTACGAAAGTGCGAAGGAACAACTTCCTGACCTTGGTGAGTATATTGATACACCGATGGGGAGAGGGAAGGTAATCGGACTGAATATCCTTGAGAAAATCATGCAGATTGAATTGCAAGGAAAAGAACGTGTTGTTGAATATACGCTGGATGAGATGATGGAGGAAGGCACCTTCACGATTCAAGCCACAGATTAA
- the holB gene encoding DNA polymerase III subunit delta', protein MIETWEQLSNQQPRAAAMLLNSLKKDRVAHAYLFEGERGTGKQDASMLLAKSLFCLDSIDGYLPCGICVNCKKIEHRNHADVHIIEPDGLSIKKEQIKMLHEEFQKKAVESQKKVYIITHSHKMTASAANSLLKFLEEPHAGTTIILLTDQIHKMLSTILSRCQTISFTPLNPVELSKQLIQSGVPANKAKLIASLTNSVDEGLALQEDEWFAQAQKIVVKLYEAIKNPVDGIMVVQEDWLPHFKEREQMEMGLLLLLNIYRDLLYVQLDKPEEMVYQDKEDQFRQLAILHTQKQLANQMNEILEAKRKLSANMNPQLLMEQLVLNLQEGFTLV, encoded by the coding sequence ATGATTGAAACATGGGAACAGCTATCAAACCAGCAGCCGAGAGCAGCAGCAATGCTTTTGAACAGCCTGAAAAAAGACAGAGTGGCACATGCCTATCTCTTTGAGGGAGAGCGTGGTACCGGCAAGCAGGATGCGAGTATGCTGCTTGCTAAGTCATTATTCTGCCTTGATTCAATTGATGGATATCTCCCATGCGGCATATGCGTAAACTGTAAGAAGATTGAGCATAGAAATCATGCAGATGTTCATATTATCGAGCCTGATGGACTTTCCATCAAGAAAGAGCAGATCAAAATGCTGCATGAGGAATTTCAGAAGAAAGCAGTAGAATCTCAGAAGAAAGTCTATATCATTACTCACTCGCATAAAATGACAGCTTCAGCAGCAAACAGCCTTCTGAAGTTCCTAGAGGAGCCGCATGCAGGCACAACCATCATCTTGCTGACAGATCAAATCCACAAGATGCTTTCCACGATTTTATCCAGATGCCAGACAATCTCTTTCACACCTTTGAATCCAGTAGAGCTGAGTAAGCAATTAATTCAGTCAGGGGTTCCGGCTAATAAGGCAAAATTAATTGCCAGTTTGACGAATAGTGTCGATGAAGGACTGGCTCTTCAGGAGGATGAGTGGTTTGCACAAGCCCAAAAGATAGTGGTAAAATTGTATGAAGCCATAAAAAATCCTGTGGATGGAATCATGGTCGTCCAAGAGGATTGGCTCCCTCATTTCAAAGAACGTGAGCAAATGGAAATGGGATTATTGCTTCTTTTGAATATATATAGAGACCTTCTTTACGTTCAGCTCGATAAGCCGGAGGAAATGGTTTATCAGGACAAGGAAGATCAGTTCCGCCAATTAGCTATTTTGCATACACAAAAGCAATTAGCCAATCAGATGAATGAAATACTGGAGGCTAAACGTAAGCTTTCGGCGAATATGAATCCACAGCTGTTAATGGAGCAGCTCGTGCTTAACCTTCAGGAGGGATTTACACTTGTATGA
- the tmk gene encoding dTMP kinase, producing the protein MKRGIFITVEGPEGAGKTTIITKVAEQLKKEGYRIILTREPGGIPIAEQIREVILNRGNTAMDPRTEALLYAAARRQHLMEKVVPALNEGAIVLCDRFVDSSLAYQGYARGIGVDEIWQINQFAIEELMPELTLFFMIDPKRGLERIEQHKNREVNRLDVEELSFHQKVYDGYQLLMRKDPDRIKGIDADRSVEEVYEETLHQIKTIIDKKP; encoded by the coding sequence TTGAAACGAGGAATATTTATCACGGTTGAGGGTCCTGAGGGAGCCGGGAAAACAACCATCATTACAAAAGTGGCAGAACAGCTGAAGAAAGAAGGCTATCGCATTATCCTGACGAGGGAGCCGGGAGGCATTCCGATTGCTGAGCAAATTCGCGAGGTTATTTTGAATCGCGGCAATACGGCAATGGACCCGCGCACTGAGGCGCTCCTTTATGCGGCAGCCCGCCGGCAGCATTTGATGGAGAAGGTCGTCCCGGCGCTTAATGAGGGTGCTATCGTTCTATGTGACCGCTTCGTGGACAGTTCCTTGGCTTACCAAGGATACGCTAGAGGCATCGGGGTCGATGAAATCTGGCAGATTAACCAGTTTGCGATTGAGGAGCTCATGCCAGAGCTAACATTATTTTTCATGATTGATCCGAAAAGAGGATTAGAGAGAATCGAGCAGCATAAGAATAGAGAAGTAAATAGGCTCGATGTTGAAGAGCTCAGCTTTCACCAAAAAGTGTATGATGGCTATCAATTATTGATGAGGAAAGATCCAGATCGTATCAAAGGGATTGATGCAGACCGGTCTGTTGAAGAAGTTTATGAAGAAACTCTTCATCAAATAAAGACAATTATTGACAAGAAACCTTAA
- a CDS encoding cyclic-di-AMP receptor yields MKLIVAIVQDKDSAKLLSDLVDHNFRATKLATTGGFLKSGNTTFMIGTEEIRVNKALEIIKRNCQAREQYVAPVSPIGGNADSYIPYPVEVEVGGATVFVLPVDQFYHF; encoded by the coding sequence ATGAAGCTTATTGTAGCGATAGTACAAGATAAGGATAGTGCGAAATTATTAAGTGATTTGGTTGACCATAATTTCCGTGCAACTAAGTTGGCTACGACAGGCGGATTTTTGAAATCCGGCAATACTACTTTTATGATTGGCACCGAGGAGATACGAGTCAATAAGGCTCTTGAAATCATTAAGAGGAATTGCCAGGCGAGGGAACAATACGTTGCTCCAGTCTCACCAATCGGGGGAAATGCGGATTCGTATATACCTTATCCAGTCGAAGTTGAGGTCGGAGGGGCAACCGTGTTTGTTTTGCCAGTGGATCAGTTCTATCATTTTTAG
- the rsmI gene encoding 16S rRNA (cytidine(1402)-2'-O)-methyltransferase, translated as MKSQKSFEREQEPALYLVPTPIGNLEDMTYRAVRILKEADCIAAEDTRNTKKLCNHFEIHTPLISYHEHNRQQSGEAILERLRSGSRVALVSDAGMPAISDPGYELVQACIEEEIPVVALPGANAALTALIASGIAPQPFYFYGFLNRSRKEKKKELEELRKKDGALIFYESPHRLKETLALLHEYLGDRPIVLARELTKRFEEYIRGTISEALEWASTQEVRGEFVLVVEGSNEVEEEAVWWEDVSLKEHVDHYVGEGLKPNDAIKQVAKERNIPKREVYQAYHIDIMK; from the coding sequence TTGAAGAGTCAAAAGAGCTTTGAGCGGGAGCAGGAGCCTGCTTTATATTTAGTGCCGACGCCAATCGGCAATTTAGAGGATATGACATATCGGGCTGTCAGAATATTAAAGGAGGCGGATTGTATTGCGGCAGAGGATACCCGCAATACGAAGAAACTGTGTAATCATTTTGAGATACACACGCCGCTGATCAGCTATCATGAACATAACAGGCAGCAAAGCGGAGAGGCTATTCTTGAAAGACTCAGAAGCGGAAGCCGGGTTGCCTTAGTGAGTGATGCGGGCATGCCGGCGATTTCAGATCCGGGTTATGAGCTCGTGCAGGCTTGTATAGAAGAAGAGATACCCGTGGTGGCACTTCCAGGCGCAAATGCGGCTTTGACGGCTCTAATCGCATCAGGGATTGCCCCTCAGCCCTTTTACTTCTACGGCTTCCTGAACAGGAGCCGCAAGGAGAAGAAAAAGGAGCTTGAAGAGCTGCGTAAAAAGGACGGGGCACTCATCTTTTATGAATCTCCCCATCGATTAAAGGAGACGCTTGCGCTTCTTCATGAATATCTTGGAGACAGGCCAATCGTCCTCGCACGTGAGCTGACGAAAAGGTTTGAGGAATACATCCGCGGCACGATTTCAGAAGCGCTCGAGTGGGCAAGCACACAGGAGGTTCGCGGAGAATTCGTTTTGGTCGTTGAAGGCTCAAATGAAGTGGAAGAGGAAGCTGTATGGTGGGAGGATGTAAGTCTTAAGGAGCATGTAGACCACTATGTGGGTGAAGGATTGAAGCCCAATGATGCCATTAAACAGGTAGCTAAGGAACGAAACATTCCAAAAAGGGAAGTATATCAGGCCTATCATATAGACATAATGAAATAA